A window of Clostridium sp. Marseille-P299 contains these coding sequences:
- a CDS encoding carbohydrate ABC transporter permease, translating to MEKMLKKYFPIFVLPTLLAFTIAFIIPFLMGIYLSFCSFTTVIDAKFVGLTNYIKAFSNKDFFNALFFTAKFAIVSVLTINIFAFLLALLLTRKIKGTNLFRTVFFMPNLIGGIVLGYIWQLIINGVLARYELTMFADPKYGFWGLVILMNWQMIGYMMIIYIAGIQNVPLELMDAAKVDGANKKQRLRHVIIPLVMPSITICLFLTVSNSFKLFDQNLALTGGAPSRKTTMLALDIYQSFYGRAGYEGVGQAKAVVFFLLVAIIALTQLVLTRRKEVES from the coding sequence ATGGAAAAAATGTTAAAGAAGTATTTTCCTATTTTTGTACTACCAACATTGCTCGCGTTTACAATTGCGTTTATAATTCCATTTCTTATGGGAATATATTTATCTTTTTGTAGTTTTACAACCGTTATAGATGCAAAATTCGTTGGGCTAACAAATTATATCAAAGCATTTTCTAATAAAGATTTTTTTAATGCTTTGTTTTTTACAGCAAAATTTGCAATTGTATCGGTTCTTACTATTAATATATTTGCATTTTTACTTGCACTTTTATTGACTAGAAAGATAAAGGGAACAAATCTGTTTCGTACTGTTTTTTTTATGCCAAACTTAATCGGGGGTATTGTTTTAGGTTACATATGGCAGTTAATCATAAATGGAGTCTTAGCAAGGTATGAATTAACAATGTTTGCAGATCCTAAATATGGATTTTGGGGCTTAGTAATCCTTATGAACTGGCAAATGATTGGCTATATGATGATTATTTATATTGCAGGAATTCAGAATGTTCCATTAGAGTTAATGGATGCAGCGAAGGTAGATGGAGCAAATAAAAAACAAAGATTACGTCACGTAATTATCCCGTTAGTAATGCCTTCAATCACCATCTGTTTATTTTTAACAGTATCGAATTCCTTTAAATTATTTGACCAAAATCTTGCTTTAACCGGTGGAGCTCCCTCACGTAAAACAACGATGTTAGCTCTTGATATTTATCAATCATTTTATGGAAGAGCGGGATATGAAGGGGTTGGTCAGGCAAAAGCAGTGGTATTCTTTCTTCTTGTGGCAATCATTGCATTAACTCAACTCGTACTTACAAGACGTAAGGAGGTAGAAAGCTAA